A genomic stretch from Arachis stenosperma cultivar V10309 chromosome 3, arast.V10309.gnm1.PFL2, whole genome shotgun sequence includes:
- the LOC130965757 gene encoding uncharacterized protein LOC130965757 codes for MSKMKTIHSFFKRKERIYDEQNSASDSLSNVQNIIEQPVTQLVEQDIQPPASKITRTEIDQVNIDTLMRDPGKRPQIWNYPINQQDEIHRAYIKFGPYQFIMDEYPLSSLESHPRRFKAHWFKSFSWLEYSPEVDAAFCLPCYLFSRKSSPFTSGGFRNWKKVNNGKDCAFLSHVGKSLNSPHNIAVKSCKDLLNQLCHIDKVLAKQSSQQVLSNRLRLKASIDTVRWLTFQACAFRGHDESHESQNRGNFLEMLKLLASYNKEVDAVVLDNAPQNAIYTSPSIQKEILHVFARKVQNEIRNEIGNAKFCLIVDEARDESRREQMALVDRFVDKHGFVKERLIDVVHVKDTTSATLKQEICSALSHHNLNIQNVRGQGYDGTKCPYAYYVHCFAHQLQLALVATAKEVVDVHAFFQSLSNIINVVCSSCKRNDELRSAYATEISHLVATNQIETGRGANQIGTLKRSGDTRWSSHFNSICSLLRMFGATTSVLEDLATNGSTYSQRGDATYALKSLLSFDFVFILHMMKEIMGITDKLCQALQQKSQDILNAMHLVSSTKSLIQQLRDSSWGALLEKVGSFCNDHAIQIPDMGASFSDIIRSHRKKDVVTVEHHYRVDIFTSVIDFQLKELNSRFSEQATELLILSTSLDPKDAFKLFSVCNICNLAKNFYSLDFSEQEKIQLDYELQHYELDVVKAPDFQNLSTLAELCQKLTETGKSNIYPLIDRLIRLVLTLPVTTTTTEGAFSAMKIIKTRLRNKMEDEFLADCMIVYIEKEIASKFTSEMIIDDFSSMKHRRANTRRKIPTFHETDERILQRLRREAREKNVAGEEESDEEYHELEEHSTNPTNPPVRLANNNGQPQRRVLASYTFANPRHCGSSILTPNVDANNFELKPQLITLVQNNCSYGGGPLEDPNQHLSTFLRICNTVKTNEALEQMPVYAKFMKEVLTKKKSLKEGQIVEMTKECSAILQRELPEKKDDPGSFYIPCTIGDITIEKSFCDLGASINLMPLSLMRKLRICELKSTRILLQMADKSIQQAVGVVENVLVKVGKFLLPADFVILDMEEDPNTPIILGRPFLATGRALIDVEKGELLLRVHDEHLAFHVFKTPHEPTQEEECTEDKARDQSLKEVVNELAPRLPNPCLKEVEMVQQTKEIKEELDPKLPDEKFNISDKEPPRSDSIPIPFYSSV; via the exons ATGTCAAAGATGAAAACAATTCACTCATTtttcaagagaaaagagagaatatATGATGAACAAAATTCAGCTTCAGATTCTTTGAGTAATGTTCAAAATATTATTGAACAACCTGTGACACAACTTGTTGAGCAAGATATTCAACCCCCTGCTTCCAAAATAACAAGGACTGAAATAGATCAAGTTAATATTGATACATTGATGCGTGATCCCGGAAAGCGTCCGCAAATTTGGAATTATCCTATCAATCAACAAGATGAAATCCATAGAGCATACATAAAGTTTGGACCATATCAATTTATTATGGATGAGTACCCTCTTTCTAGTCTAGAAAGTCATCCTCGTCGTTTCAAAGCTCATTGGTTTAAGAGTTTTTCTTGGTTAGAATATTCGCCAGAAGTGGATGCTGCATTTTGTCTTCCATGCTATTTATTTTCTAGAAAATCAAGTCCATTCACATCAGGAGGATTTCGCAATTGGAAAAAAGTGAATAATGGAAAGGATTGTGCATTTTTATCTCATGTGGGTAAATCTCTTAATTCTCCTCATAATATTGCTGTTAAGTCTTGTAAAGATTTGCTTAATCAATTATGTCACATTGACAAAGTATTGGCTAAACAAAGCTCACAACAAGTTTTAAGCAATAGATTGCGTCTTAAAGCCTCTATTGATACTGTCAGATGGTTAACGTTTCAAGCTTGTGCTTTTAGGGGACATGACGAGAGTCATGAGTCTCAGAATCGAGGAAATTTTCTtgaaatgttaaaattattagcTTCTTACAATAAAGAAGTGGATGCAGTTGTTTTGGATAATGCTCCTCAAAATGCAATATACACATCACCTTCTATTCAAAAGGAAATTCTACATGTTTTTGCTAGAAAGGTGCAAAATGAAATTCGCAATGAGATTGGTAATGCAAAATTTTGTTTGATTGTTGATGAAGCTAGAGATGAATCTAGAAGAGAACAAATGGCACTTGTTGATAGATTTGTTGATAAGCATGGATTTGTCAAAGAAAGGCTAATAGATGTTGTTCATGTCAAAGATACTACTTCTGCTACTCTAAAACAAGAGATTTGTTCTGCATTATCTCATCACAATCTCAACATTCAAAATGTTCGAGGTCAAGGGTATGACGGAACTA AATGTCCTTATGCATATTATGTTCATTGCTTTGCTCATCAATTACAGCTAGCTCTTGTTGCCACGGCTAAAGAAGTTGTTGATGTTCATGCTTTTTTCCAAAGTTTGAGTAATATTATCAATGTTGTGTGCTCTTCTTGCAAACGCAATGATGAATTACGATCTGCTTATGCAACTGAAATTTCCCATTTAGTTGCAACTAATCAAATTGAAACAGGAAGGGGAGCAAATCAAATTGGCACATTAAAAAGATCAGGAGATACTAGGTGGAGCTCTCACTTCAACTCAATTTGTAGCCTTTTACGTATGTTTGGAGCAACAACTTCAGTTCTGGAAGATTTGGCTACTAATGGATCTACATATTCTCAACGTGGTGATGCTACTTATGCTCTTAAATCTTTATTAtcatttgattttgttttcattttgcATATGATGAAAGAAATCATGGGAATCACTGATAAACTTTGTCAAGCATTGCAACAAAAATCTCAAGACATTTTGAATGCTATGCATCTGGTTTCTAGTACAAAGTCATTGATTCAACAGTTAAGAGATAGTAGTTGGGGAGCACTTTTGGAGAAAGTTGGTTCTTTCTGCAATGATCATGCTATTCAGATACCTGATATGGGTGCTTCTTTTAGTGACATAATTCGGTCTCATCGTAAAAAGGATGTTGTCACTGTTGAACACCACTATCGTGTTGACATTTTTACTAGCGTGATAGATTTTCAATTGAAAGAGCTAAATAGTAGATTTAGTGAGCAAGCAACCGAGCTCCTCATATTGAGTACATCTTTAGATCCTAAAGATGCTTTCAAGTTATTCAGTGTTTGCAACATATGCAATCTTGCAAAGAATTTCTATTCTTTAGATTTTTCTGAGCAAGAAAAGATTCAATTGGATTATGAGTTACAACATTATGAACTTGATGTGGTTAAAGCTCCAGATTTTCAGAATTTGTCTACTCTTGCTGAATTGTGTCAAAAATTGACAGAGACAGGAAAATCAAATATATATCCTTTAATTGATAGATTAATTCGTCTTGTTTTGACTCTTCCTgtgacaacaacaacaactgaAGGGGCCTTTTCAGCTATGAAGATTATTAAAACAAGGCTTCGAAACAAGATGGAAGATGAATTTTTAGCAGATTGTATGATTGTATATATTGAAAAGGAAATTGCTTCAAAATTCACTTCAGAGATGATAATTGATGATTTTAGTTCCATGAAGCATCGTCGAGCAa ATACAAGAAGAAAGATCCCTACCTTTCATGAAACTGACGAAAGAATCCTCCAAAGGCTAAGAAGAGAAGCAAGAGAAAAAAATGTTGCTGGAGAGGAAGAATCAGATGAAGAATATCATGAATTGGAGGAACACTCAACAAATCCAACAAATCCACCAGTGAGATTGGCCAACAACAATGGTCAACCCCAGAggagagtcttggcttcatataCATTTGCTAATCcaaggcattgtgggagtagcatcctTACCCCAAATGTCGAtgcaaataactttgaattgaagcccCAACTCATCACCTTGGTGCAGAACAACTGTTCTTATGGAGGAGGCCCCTTGGAAGATCCAAACCAGCACCTATCCACCTTCCTGAGGATTTgtaacactgtcaaaaccaatg aagcacttgaacagatgccagTGTATGCCAAATTTATGAAGGAAGTGCTGACAAAGAAAAAGTCCCTAAAAGAAGGACaaattgttgagatgacaaaggaatgtagtgctattCTCCAAAGAGAGTTaccagagaagaaagatgatcctgggAGTTTTTATATACCTTGCACTATAGGAGACATAACAATTGAAAAGTCATTCTGTGAccttggtgcaagcataaacttgatgcctttgtctctaatgaggAAACTTCGAATTTGTGAGCTGAAATCCACACGAATACTCCTTcaaatggctgacaaatccaTCCAGCAAGCAGTTGGAGTTGTAGAGAATGTGCtggtaaaagtgggaaaatttcttctcccagctgattttgtcaTTCTGGATATGGAGGAGGACCCTAACACCCCCATCATCCTAGGGAGGCCTTTTCTTGCTACGGGCAGAGCACTGATAGATGTTGAAAAAGGGGAATTGTTgctgagagtgcatgatgagcacctAGCATTCCATGTGTTTAAAACCCCACATGAGCCCACTCAAGAAGAAGAGTGTACGGAGGATAAGGCCAGAGATCAAAGCTTGAAGGAGGTAGTCAATGAGTTAGCTCCAAGACTTCCAAATCCATGCTTGAAAGAAGTAGAGATGGTGCAACAGACCAAAGAAATCAAGGAGGAACTAGATCCAAAACTTCCAGATGAGAAATTCAACATCTCAGATAAGGAACCACCAAG ATCCGATTCAATACCAATCcccttttactcttctgtttaa